DNA sequence from the Rattus rattus isolate New Zealand chromosome 2, Rrattus_CSIRO_v1, whole genome shotgun sequence genome:
TAATGAAATACATGTGATCTGAAGGTGGACAGGacgaaagagaaaggagaaagggaagttgCAATGGGTGGGACATGCGTGGCACAAGGAAGTGGGTGAAGGGGACAAATTAGAACACAGTGTCATGATACATGTGTGATGAAAATGCCGTGGTGAAAcctattgttttgtattttaaattagttAAAAAGAGTGAGCATGATGGTAGCAGTTTGGACCATTTCCTGCCTTCCTCAGTTTCACCAGGAATACTGAGGAGTCAACGCGGGATTACCACAGGAGACTCACGGGCCTGCACTCAGGAATGACCTTACCAGGTGCTGCCTGATTTCCTTGGTTCTGGCCCCATAGATGATGGGGTTGACCAGACACGGGAGCAACAGGTAGAAAGCACTGAGCAGGTTGTGCACATCTTGGGAGGCAGTGCGGGCCACACGGTAGACAATGGATGAGGACATGGTGGAGGAGTAGACGGTGAAGATGACCAGAAGGTGGGAGCCACAGGTGTTGAGGGCTTTGGACCGCGCTCCTCCTGATGAGATCCTGAAGGCAGCGTGGATGATGCGGGAGTAGGAGGCGCCCAGCAGGAGCATATCCAGGACTCTGTTAAAGGTTCGAATAATGAGTCCCACAGTCTTATTGAGTGAGATATCCCCACAGGAGAGCTTCATGAGGGCCATGTGTTCACAGGCAAAGTGGTGGATCACATCTGAGCGGCAGAAGCGGACCCGCGAGGCCAGCACCACCACTGGAGCTACGATGCATGTGCTCCTGGTGGCTGCCAATACCACCAGACCAGCCAGTAACTGTCCTGTCACTATCTCTGGGTAGCGGAGAGGATAGCAGATAGCCACATAGCGGTCCAAGGCCATGACAAGGAGGATGTTGCAGTCCATAGAAACCAGGAAGTAGATGCAGAACATCTGTCCCAAGCATCGAGGGAGAGAGATGCGGTTGAAGCTCGTGGAGAAGCTGAAGAGCATGGCGGGCAGCACCGTGGTGGCAGCACAGATATTGATAGCCAGGAGCAGGGCGATGAGCAGGTACATGGGCTGGTGCAGGCTGCGCTGGGATGCCACCGTGTGGATGACCAGGGCGTTGGTGAAGAGGATCACCAGGTAGAGGCTGAGGAAGGGCAGCACCAGGAGGGCTCTGGCTTCCTGAATCCCTGGGAAGCCTATGAGGAGGAAGCTGGTGTAGGACTCATTGTAGGTGCCATTGCTCCACCCTGACATGACACCTGAGGGCATAGGGCAGCTccggggagaggggaggggcaggataCCAGGGTTCAGTCCCTGAAAGGTCCTGATAGGACCTGCCCCAGCCTCACCAGGCTGGACTGGGTGCTTAGGTTTTCATGAGTCTCCAATATTTCTAGAGGAAAAAGGAGACATTTAGCCTTATTATTTAATGAGATCTTCCaataaatgtttgcctgcatTTCAAATATTGCACGCAGAATTCTTGGATCAAGTGATAGTCACACTTTTTTTTGTAATGTCAATTGGATTTCCAGAGAAGTTAAATGAATCTTATCACTGAGTCTGTGCTGCTTGCACTGAGAGCCATCGTGATCTTACAAATGGTGGCTGTAAAGTGGCATTTTATATTTGACTTTGTTGTctattggttgttgttgttgttgttgttgttattattattattatttagatagTGATGTTATATTTGCACTCATATCAGTAccatattattttcaaaatatttattgtaagTGACTCACCACACGACTTCCCCTTTAAAATGTAAAGCTTAATGGCTTCTAGTAAGTTCGTGGTAGTGTTATAATCACCATGATCAACGTGCAACACCCCTGTAGAAGCTCTGTGTCCATCTGTAAACACTTGCCAACGAATGGCTACGGTTCTTTCTGAGTCGGTGGATATGCCTACTCTGGACATTTCCCACCAGTGAAATCATAAGATTTTAGTTTTCTTGCAGCTGTGTATTTGAACTCATGAACCTCTtgctcctgcctctggagtgcgGGCTTTCCACCTGTGTCCCACCATACCTGCTCTGTGCTTTTCTCCCTGTCACCCATACTGCAGCACACATCAGTATTTTATCCAGTGTTTTTCCTTAAAGACAGGTTCTTTCTACATATCTCTggctgtagaccaagctggcctcaaactcatagaaatcctcctgtctctgcctcctgagtgcaggttAAAGGCATGCCAACACTCCTGGCTTATTTTATTAGCTTTGAATGCAAGAATAGTGTATCACCACGTAGACAACACACCCCATTTATCCACTCACAGTTAGGGGACATTTGGATTACTTTCACTTTTCTGTCTATTATAGTAATGTtaccatgaatattttgttttaatgtatttttcttggTTATGTTCTGAGGAGAGAAATTGCTGGGCCATAGATAATTCAATgcttaatctttttttctctctttttattcctctttccctctctcattattattattattatttgttgttgttgttgttattgctaagataggatctcactattcGATCCTGGTTGGTCTGTAACTCACTATGTGACagcctgactttgaactcatgaatctcctgtctctgtctccagagtgctgggattacaagtgtgcatcaCTGTGTCTAGCTTGTGTTTTTCTGAGCATCTTTTCATTTGTCTTCTGGCCACTCACTCATTTTCTCAAGAGAAATGTCTGTTTGTAGCATACTTGGAACGTTTTAATCTGGTCTCTTTCCAGTCACTGAGTTGTTAGGATGCAGCGCCATTTTGATTACTATAGGATCATTATTTAGACTCCCAATGAAACACTTTCACAGTACTTTTAAGTTTTCATTATTCTCATTTAATTTCTCCACCATTAGTATCACTTTGGTAATTTTCGAAAATTACCTTCTTGCAATTTGAAAAATTGAGATTTCATTAAACTTATAGAGTAATCTGTGGAGAATCAAAGTCTTGGCTACTCTTTTTGCCTGGTAACAACGTGTGGTGTtcttttacaaaaattaaaaaaagtatggtgtgtgtgtgagtgtgtgtgtgtgtgtgtgtgtgtgtgtgtgtgtgtgtgtatacatgtcagAGGATatctttcaggagttggttttctccttccactgtgggatcCAAGGACGGAACTCAGCTGTCAGGCTTGTGATAAACAGTTTGACCCTCTGAGTCTGCTCACGAGCCCTGAACAACAGTGTTCTGAATTTTCAAGccttatttttttcatgtctcAGAGGTTTTGTAGTTTGGTGTGTATAGGTTCATGGGTACAGACATCCTGTCTAATTTGTATTCCTGGAGCCAAACACAGACCCGGGACACTTGGAACACAGCCCCTGACTGGTGAAACGTCTCCTGCACTGTTTATGCTCCTGTGTGCTTTGTTATGTGCTCCGGAGGTTATCACAAGCCTATGACAGTTCCGAACCCCTTTTACATAGTAATGATATAACTTTTTACATTTAACTTATATCTTgtcattattttttcattaattaaaacattttcagaaGATTTTGTTGTGCATTTAGgagaattatttttcttccatttataaCAATCGGATTttacttgttttgtcttttttttttaatataaactagAATTTCCAGAATCATGTTAAAAAGGAAGGGTGTTTTATAGTTCACTACCCTTTCTCAGTGTACTACCTATTTCCTAGTATGTACAATGTGGCTTGTTGGTTTAGGACTGACAGACACAGGAAATGGCCTTTTATCCCTTCATGTATCCAGTTATTGTTAATACAATGTATCCATTTGTTGTTAGTACAATTGGCATTTGTTATAGCTCAGTTACTCTACCAGTCACACGGGCTTCACGTGTGCCCTGGATGTGGCTCCAGTGCCCACACTGCTTATAGTCGGATAGGAAAGACCAAAAGTGCAACGGCAACCCAGAACACTGTTTAGAAGTCTCTAATTAACTTCTAGGGACAAAATCTGAGGCTGAGGCACCACACAAGGCCCAGGGATGCTGAGCTGGTGGACATGGCGCTGTGAGGTTAAGCTCAGAGGCCTGGGTTTCTAATAAAAAGAGTCAGATTCAGGAAATTAAGGCAGCGATAGTACAAAGAGCTCATTGCTATAATGCTGAGAATTGGGAATCAGGTCAGAGATGGATGGAACTCCAAAGCCAGAGTCCCCATCGCTGTCATGAACCACAGAGGGGACTCTTGGATCTCTTATGGAAGAAATTATAGGGCAAAGGAAGAGGATGGTGGGACAGGTGAAGTGTAAAATAAACTCCAAGATCAAGTCATAGAACATCATTTCATTCTGAGAAGACCTGGgcctggggtggggctgaggaggCAGCAGAGTGGACTGGGGTAGTGTGTGATGGAGACACTGGCATGTCTAGGGGTGAGCCTAAGCCACCGCCCCCGCCACCCACCTTTCCTGAATTTCCTCAGGCGCCTCCACCCGGCCCCTGATACTCTCCATGCTTACCCTGGAGCTGACATTCATCTCAGCACAGCcaagcaggagcagagagagagccgGAGGGGATCCCTGAGTGCTGTTAAATgtacccctcctgcctcccctgggAGCTCAGACTTCAGCTCAGCCTATGGCTTGGAGACAAGCGCTGCCTGCCTCATGATCTTCCAGGAGCACTGAGGGACCAACCCGGTCACCTGACATCCAGGCTCTTCCTATGCTCTGTGCTATTCAGTGCCTCCTCTCTGGAACTAGAGACCCAACAGACAGGATGACTCGACCTTATGCCCCAAACTCGGCCTGCAGCTAATTACCCGGGTAGCTTTGGCAGGGGAGGGTTAAGGGGGGGAACTGCAGGGTGTTGGTTAGTCCAGCAGGCTGGTCCTAACTGAGGAGCCAATAATCCAAGGAAAAGCAACTTCTATTGGgcctgatttgtgtgtgtgtgtgtgtgtgtgtgtgtgtgtgtgtgtgtgtgtgtgtgtgtagagtggtGGGAGAGCGTTGAAGGATCAGTGGGGGCTTCTATGGAATTTATGGGAGGAGACACTGCAAGCAGGAGAGTGGGGAGTGGGAGGTTCTGACAAGGTGGGGGTGTATCACCCCCATATTAGTGGTGGGGTTTCTAGGGATAGGTCCTTTCAGGTGACTTGCAGAGGTGACTCTGCAGATCTGTGGCAATGCTCTGACAATTGCCTGACCAAACCTGTTTCCCTCAGCTCACTGTTTTGTCTCACTCTTGCGTTGGGACCAGAGAAGCAACAGATGAGGTTCTAGACAAGTCTATGGAGGAGGGGACATCCGAGAGAGGCCTGAGATGTTGGGAAACAGTTGCCCAGGCTGAGAGGACGGGTTCTGTGGTCGAGTGACAGCTTCACATGAGAATCATGAACACCCATGAGCATGGGTGTGGGGATGTGAGGTCTATCCATAAAGCCATGGATGAGGGTAAAGAGAATGGGAACGCAGAAGCCAAGCAAGTCTGTGTGGCTTGGAGCCCAGGACTCAAGTTTGCTTCAGCAGTGATGGATTGAGGAAGAAGCATGGTGGTATCCAGTGGGGAGCCTCAGGGCTGGAGGAGGACCTTGCAGATGTCTGTTAGGGAGCCTGCAAACTATTTACTTTCCACAACCCAGGCTCAGATGTGAGGTTTACTGAGAAAAGGGCCTCCTGCTCACTGGGCAGGGCACACCTTATAGGACTCCTCCCTGTGTTATGCAGCTCAGGACATGTTTTCTCAGTCTTCTCACCGAGCTCCTTAGGCCCCTACAGTTTGACTGTAAATGGCTCTTTCTTCACTGGGGTGGCCTCTGGGTCTGTCATTCAATGGCTCACAGAGATGCCTTTCTCACCTCTTCGTGCCTGCTCCCCAGGACTGTGCCAGTTCCCACTGGACATACCACTTGGTCAATTCACACCTTGGCCAACGCTGAACTCAGAACGGTTTGTAGTTCCCATTCCCAAATGCGCTACAGGAAAAGGCCATGAGCTAGGTGCTtacattgataaaaaaaaaaaaaagtttcttttctggtggcacctgccttttaACTCAGACTCACAGATCTTTGTGAGTCGGGGGCCAGCCCTGCCCCAGCCTGCCGGGGTTCagtggagacctgggagggggcgaaagaatgggggacaggaggcacaaagaaggagagcaagtctatggtctgatcaagctctcaaactttatttgGATACAGTGGCTTATAAACACAAGCAGGCGGGAAGgtcacccaggacccaggacctgATCCATCACTACCGCCACCCTCCCTATAGCCCTACCTAAGTTGCAGGTATAGACTGATAAGGGCAGACGGCTGGAGACGGAAGCTGTAAAAGCGATAAGAACGGAGAACTGGCTGGGTGTCCCAGAGGGTGTGAGTGGGCTTGACATTGCTGAAACATTCCTGAGGCAGAGGTTGTGTAAGCAGGCTCAGTTCCGGCACAGCCCAGTCTactgagagagttccaggacagccagggccatgaAAGGTTTCCCCTTACAGTTCTGGTGGCTATCGTCCCTGGACTAAGACATCTGCTAACCGTGTTCCCTCAGTGCCTTTATGAGAGAGCACACTGCCTGCCTCTTCCAGCTGGGTGCAACGTCAGGCCTCCCTTGGCCTGTGAGGTGTAACTGTGCCCATACTCAAGCCTTTTTGTCCTGCCTTATAAAGGAATTTGTTATTGGGTGCAGTTTCCTTCTGAATAGCAATAGGATCTCATCCAAAGGTTCCTCATTCAATTTCATCTGAACCCCCCACTTCCTAAATAAGATCCCATTCATAGGCTCCGGGGGTGGGACCTGGGATTTTTTTGTGGAGCCATCAGACAACCTCCAAAGTCCTCATGTGAGGTatgtgaaagaagagagagaggttagCGAGGTGACCTGGGTCTGGAGGTTATGTTTGATGACCATGGTGGGGTACAAAGGCTCTGTCCCATCTTGTAGAGGTTTAAAGTCCTGGACTGCAGAATTCATCTCAGAAGGGTGGGTCCTGCCTGTCTACATAGCCAGGTGTGTTTCCTTGGGGAGGTGACTTTCAAACCTTCCCTTAGAAAATAGGAGCCCATGGTTACTGAGTGACCACTCAGAAAGAAAGATGTTGTTCCCCGAGGAGACTTCTGAACACCGGAACCCCCATTTTGCCTCTTCTTTGGTTTAGAGCTTCATCGGGCAGGGTGAGCATCCTCTCTCaggcagagatcctcctgcaggCTGGCGATGTCCAGTGAGGTAGTGAGATGCTGAGGCTGCAGAATGCACGGGGTGGGTCCTGAGGTGTCGGTGGCAGTTCAGCTAGGAAGGGAACAGAAAGTGGGTACAGACATCTCGAGGGCAGTGTGGTCACCCTGGGCCTACTCCCTTTACCCCTATGCCTGTcagcttttcttttccatcctttTTCCTGGAAGTCTGCCATGGCTGTGCTGGGTCCCTTGGCCCTTTCCATGTACCAAGTGCTGTCAGTCTTACCCCCAGCTTGCTTTGCAGCCTGCTACTGAAGCCTTCATTGCAGGTCATCTCCaggtc
Encoded proteins:
- the LOC116894039 gene encoding olfactory receptor 52K1-like, translating into MSGWSNGTYNESYTSFLLIGFPGIQEARALLVLPFLSLYLVILFTNALVIHTVASQRSLHQPMYLLIALLLAINICAATTVLPAMLFSFSTSFNRISLPRCLGQMFCIYFLVSMDCNILLVMALDRYVAICYPLRYPEIVTGQLLAGLVVLAATRSTCIVAPVVVLASRVRFCRSDVIHHFACEHMALMKLSCGDISLNKTVGLIIRTFNRVLDMLLLGASYSRIIHAAFRISSGGARSKALNTCGSHLLVIFTVYSSTMSSSIVYRVARTASQDVHNLLSAFYLLLPCLVNPIIYGARTKEIRQHLVRSFLSAGP